The nucleotide sequence aaaactgaaaaataaaaataaaagctaatttaaaatatgaataaattgtGTAacagtacataaataatactaaaataatattagatAAACTGGAGGAACAAAAAGATTTGAAACATACAGCGAAAACTAGCCTGAAATTTGCAATATTGTAAGTATTATAGTAAGATTTTGTTCAAGATCTGATATGATAAGATACATGTATGATATATATagaataagataagataagataagataagataagataagataggTCTTTGTTTTGAACCCCTGCAGGATACTGGAACATTTTAATACATGTCCTGAAGAGTACTCAGTGATTTTCACATCAGGATGTACCGCAGCACTGAAATTAGTGGCTGACACTTTCCCCTGGAAGGCCGCTTCAAATGAGGGGCCAGGAAGTCAGTTCTGCTACCTCACTGACAATCACACCTCTGTGGTGGGCATTCGCAGTGTGACCTCACTCCAGGGAGTTGGCAGAGTTTCTGTTCTACCTCATGAAGTGGAAACGAGAGCGAAAAAGCCCCCGACACAGACAAATGGAGAAGAGGAGTGCTCTGTGCCTCATCTTTTCTGTTATCCTGCCCAGAGTAACTTCTCAGGCAGAAAGTATCCTCTGAGCTATGTGAAGGGAATTCAGTCTCAGCAGCTCTATCCAGCATGTGAGCACCGTGGTCGATGGTTTGTTCTGCTCGACGCTGCCTGTTTTGTAAGCTGCTCACCTCTGGATCTAAGCCAATATCCCGCTGATTTTGTGCCAATATCTTTCTACAAAATGTTCGGCTTCCCAACTGGACTCGGAGCCTTACTGGTGAAGAATGAGGCTGCTGAGATCTTAAGAAAAACTTACTTTGGAGGAGGGACAGCAGCGGCTTATCTTGTAGCTGAGAATTTTTTTGTACCAAAGCCAAATGTAGTCAGCAGGTACGATATTACAGGAAGATTTTGACCTTTAATTGCTGGCAAGCAACATAGTTGAGGCTAcctgttatattttgtttaaggTGTAATTGCTTTTTCCACAACTTTATCAGGTTTGAGGATGGCACAGTCTCCTTCCTTGACATAATTTCTCTCCATCATGGCTTTGAAACACTTCGGAAACTTACAGGTTCAGAAGTTTTTGGTTTACATCTTGAACAAGGTTATGATTCACATTGTTATgacttacattaaaaattgaTGTTTTTGGTTTTCAGGCAGTATGCTGAACATTCAGCTTCACACATTTGGTTTAGCTCGCTACACCTACATTGTCCTCTCGTGTCTGTGTCATGACAATGGAAAACCTGTGGCACAGATCCACTGTGATAACGACTTTCATAATATTGCTGAACAGGGTGCAATCCTCAACTTTAGCCTTCTGGATTGTCATGGACAAACAGTGGGATATTCTCAGGTTAGTCATTGCCATGTTCTcctcaaatgcattttaataactggtaaaaaaagaagtatgtttataaacaaatattgcaAATATAAAATTTGCTCAAATTATAAAGATAGTCGAAAATGTAAGAATTAGAAAATGTTCACTACATTATGTCTTTGCTTTTTGTTATCGGTTTGGTTTTGACAGGTGGACAAAATGGCCAGTCTCTTCAACATTCATATTCGGACAGGCTGTTTCTGCAACACGGGAGCCTGCCAACATTATCTGGCTATCAGCAACCAAAATGTGAAGAGTAATTTGCATGTAAGTGGACGTCCGCCAATacaaactttgatgtttgcTCTAATGaaagacagacggacagacagatggacagacagacagacaaatagatggacgaatggacagacagacagatgggcagacaaatggacagacagacagatggacagatagatactGTTGATAGATATgtggacagagagacagatggacagagagacagatggacagacagatagacagatagatagatagatagagacataGATATGCGGAcagagacagacaaacagacagacgcatagatagacggacggacggacggacaaacagacagatagatagatagatattgtaGATAGAAATGTGGACagagacagacggacagacagacatagatagatagatagatagatagatagatagatagatagatagatagatagatagacagatggacagatagatggacaaacagatagatggacagatggatagatagatactgtagATAGGTAGACAGATGCACAGATAGATagggagacagagagacagacagatggacggacggacaaatagatactgtagatagagagacagacagacagatagatggacagacggatagatagatactgtagATAGGTAGACAGATGCACAGATAGATAgggagacagacagatggatggacggacaaatagatactgtagatagagagacagacagacagatagatggacagacggatagatagatactgtagATAGGTAGACAGATGCACAGATAGATagggagacagagagacagacagatggatggacggacaaatagatactgtagatagagagacagacagacagacagatggacagacggatagatagatactgtagATAGGTAGACAGATGCACAGATAGATagggagacagagagacagacagatggacggacagatagatagatactgtagatagattgacagagacagacagatgatagatagatagatagatggataagaAAGGAATAACAGATGTTTCGAAATAATTGTTAATAAACTGTTGCATTCAAGGCTGGTCACATCTGTGGAGACAACATTGATCTGATTGAGGGACGTCCCACAGGATCCATCCGTGTGTCTTTTGGATACATGTCTAGTTTTGAGGACTGTCAGAACTTTCTTCGGTTTGTTGTGAACTGTTTTGTGCACAAACCACTAATCTTGGACCAAGAGAGACTAACCAAGCTCAAGTCAGCTAAACCGATGGAGTCAGTGGAATCTTATGACGTACCATCAATACCAAATGGTCATCTAGGGCATGAGAATGGACATGTTAACATTCCTTCACCTGAGAGAATAACACCATCTGAAAACACTGTGTCAGAAGAAGGAAAGAACAATGGCAGTCGCCACACACTAACCAATCTCTTTATTTATCCTGTCAAGTCATGCGGATCATTTGAGGTACAGAAAGCTGTTTTGTAATCCTTCTGTGTTGAAAATGAAAAGCAGGTTGATGCAATGATATCAGTTTTCATGGCATTTATTGTTGCGATTGACCTTACAGGTGACAGAGTGGCCACTGGGACCACAGGGTTTGTTGTATGACCGTTTGTGGATGGTTGTGAATGAGAATGGAGTTTGTCTGAGCCAGAAAAGGGAGCCAAAGCTGTGTCTCATCCATCCTGTCATCTGTCTGGCCTCTAACACGCTGCAGCTGCAGGTCTCAGGTCAGAGCGCAGTACAGTGCACATCACTACAGCCTTTTAAAAACAGCGACTGCAGACATCTTATGAGATACAGtgatttatgtaaataaaatacacctTTTAATAGCTTAATTTTTGAGTAGCAAGAGCCCCTTCAAGTGGTGCCATGGTGCAATGATTATATCAGATGATCCTTTTTGTATGTGGAAAGAGTAAtgaataatgctaaaaaaaactcagctttgtttttttgtgtttgttctttccTGTCATTATGTGGTCAAAGTTCAGattattaatgatatttatTCTTTAGTAATGTATTCTAATGTATTCAGTGATAagctaaaataatgtattcTCTGCAATAATAAGCTGTATTCTCTCCTGTCTCAGGCATGGAGGCAGTCACTGTTCCCTTGGAGACCAGTCTAGCAAATTCAGATCTAAGAACATCCCAGAGCAAAGTTTGTGGTGACAGGTATGAAGATAAAATATAAgcccactaaaaaaaaatgttttatattactgCAATATGCAATACATTTGTTGAgcttaaaattaataaacagtttCATGTGTTTTGCTATGGCTTCATATGAATCTGTGTTTGGTGTAGGGTACAGACAGTGGATTGTGGGGAGGAAGTTTCAGCCTGGCTTTCTGAGTTTCTAGGAAAACCTTGTCGTCTTATAAGACAGAGGCCTGAATTCCTGCGTGATATGAAATTTGGACGAGGAAAAGGTAAAATACAGCATTTGTATTTGAACTGATTGAttacattaaatgaataaattttcTTAATGTTAG is from Labeo rohita strain BAU-BD-2019 chromosome 13, IGBB_LRoh.1.0, whole genome shotgun sequence and encodes:
- the mocos gene encoding molybdenum cofactor sulfurase isoform X2, which translates into the protein METQSLQDFQDLCNFESFKSFWHYYGYGVDQQELIDREFKRIKGVTYLDHAGTTLFPESQIKGFYDDISRNVYGNPHSHNPSSRLTHDTVESVRYRILEHFNTCPEEYSVIFTSGCTAALKLVADTFPWKAASNEGPGSQFCYLTDNHTSVVGIRSVTSLQGVGRVSVLPHEVETRAKKPPTQTNGEEECSVPHLFCYPAQSNFSGRKYPLSYVKGIQSQQLYPACEHRGRWFVLLDAACFVSCSPLDLSQYPADFVPISFYKMFGFPTGLGALLVKNEAAEILRKTYFGGGTAAAYLVAENFFVPKPNVVSRFEDGTVSFLDIISLHHGFETLRKLTGSMLNIQLHTFGLARYTYIVLSCLCHDNGKPVAQIHCDNDFHNIAEQGAILNFSLLDCHGQTVGYSQVDKMASLFNIHIRTGCFCNTGACQHYLAISNQNVKSNLHAGHICGDNIDLIEGRPTGSIRVSFGYMSSFEDCQNFLRFVVNCFVHKPLILDQERLTKLKSAKPMESVESYDVPSIPNGHLGHENGHVNIPSPERITPSENTVSEEGKNNGSRHTLTNLFIYPVKSCGSFEVTEWPLGPQGLLYDRLWMVVNENGVCLSQKREPKLCLIHPVICLASNTLQLQVSGMEAVTVPLETSLANSDLRTSQSKVCGDRVQTVDCGEEVSAWLSEFLGKPCRLIRQRPEFLRDMKFGRGKGDCGPTALSLVNEAQFLLINRASVSFLQEHIASRHDSENEGTWHDMEQLIQRFRANLVISGQEAFAEDDWSHLTVGDTQFQVIGRCGRCQVIGIDQKSATRTQEPLRSLSECRSGKVTFGVYLAHQSARNTTAVPVLSVGACVIPQISESTDKP
- the mocos gene encoding molybdenum cofactor sulfurase isoform X1, which translates into the protein METQSLQDFQDLCNFESFKSFWHYYGYGVDQQELIDREFKRIKGVTYLDHAGTTLFPESQIKGFYDDISRNVYGNPHSHNPSSRLTHDTVESVRYRILEHFNTCPEEYSVIFTSGCTAALKLVADTFPWKAASNEGPGSQFCYLTDNHTSVVGIRSVTSLQGVGRVSVLPHEVETRAKKPPTQTNGEEECSVPHLFCYPAQSNFSGRKYPLSYVKGIQSQQLYPACEHRGRWFVLLDAACFVSCSPLDLSQYPADFVPISFYKMFGFPTGLGALLVKNEAAEILRKTYFGGGTAAAYLVAENFFVPKPNVVSRFEDGTVSFLDIISLHHGFETLRKLTGSMLNIQLHTFGLARYTYIVLSCLCHDNGKPVAQIHCDNDFHNIAEQGAILNFSLLDCHGQTVGYSQVDKMASLFNIHIRTGCFCNTGACQHYLAISNQNVKSNLHAGHICGDNIDLIEGRPTGSIRVSFGYMSSFEDCQNFLRFVVNCFVHKPLILDQERLTKLKSAKPMESVESYDVPSIPNGHLGHENGHVNIPSPERITPSENTVSEEGKNNGSRHTLTNLFIYPVKSCGSFEVTEWPLGPQGLLYDRLWMVVNENGVCLSQKREPKLCLIHPVICLASNTLQLQVSGMEAVTVPLETSLANSDLRTSQSKVCGDRVQTVDCGEEVSAWLSEFLGKPCRLIRQRPEFLRDMKFGRGKAGDCGPTALSLVNEAQFLLINRASVSFLQEHIASRHDSENEGTWHDMEQLIQRFRANLVISGQEAFAEDDWSHLTVGDTQFQVIGRCGRCQVIGIDQKSATRTQEPLRSLSECRSGKVTFGVYLAHQSARNTTAVPVLSVGACVIPQISESTDKP